In Panicum virgatum strain AP13 chromosome 4N, P.virgatum_v5, whole genome shotgun sequence, a single window of DNA contains:
- the LOC120669939 gene encoding 4-hydroxy-tetrahydrodipicolinate synthase 1, chloroplastic-like: MAHQMLLGTLRTNVLINPTCVTGGRAALPRSSARICRRKFAVAAISGDYLPMRSTEAKNRTSKSDIRSLRLMTAVKTPYLPDGRFDLEAYDYLINMQIEGGAEGVIVGGTTGEGHLMSWDEHIMLIGHTVNCFGTRIKVIGNTGSNSTGEAVHATEQGFAVGMHAALHINPYYGKTSTEGMIAHFKAVLPMGPTIIYNAPSRTGQDIPPPVIEALSSHPNIAGVKECVGHERVKCYTDKGISVWSGNDDECHDSRWKYGAIGVISVTSNLVPGLMHSLMHEGENVTLNEKLLPLIKWLFCEPNPIPLDTALAQLGVARPVLRLPYKALPIEKRVEFVRIVDAIGREHFIGNREARVLDDEDFISICR, translated from the exons ATGGCTCACCAGATGCTCCTCGGTACCCTGCGCACCAACGTGCTCATCAATCCCACCTGCGTCACCGGCGGCCGCGCAGCGTTACCAAGGTCGTCCGCAAG AATATGCAGACGGAAATTTGCAGTCGCAGCCATCTCAGGCGATTATCTCCCGATGCGAAGTACTGAAGCGAAAAATCG GACATCAAAAAGTGACATCAGAAGCCTCAGACTAATGACAGCAGTCAAAACACCTTATTTACCAGATGGGAGATTTGATCTCGAAGCGTATGATTATTTGATCAATATGCAGATAGAGGGTGGTGCTGAAGGTGTAATAGTTGGAGGAACAACAGGAGAGGGTCACCTTATGAGCTGGGATGAGCACATCATGCTCATTGGGCATACTGTCAATTGCTTCGGCACTAGAATTAAAGTGATAGGGAACACAGGAAGTAACTCAACTGGAGAGGCCGTTCATGCGACCGAGCAGGGATTTGCCGTCGGCATGCATGCAGCTCTTCACATCAATCCTTACTATGGGAAGACTTCAACTGAAGGAATGATCGCTCATTTCAAGGCTGTCCTCCCAATGGGTCCAACCATCATTTACAATGCTCCATCAAGGACTGGACAGGATATCCCCCCTCCAGTCATTGAGGCACTTTCAAGTCATCCAAACATTGCAGGTGTGAAAGAATGTGTCGGACATGAGAGGGTCAAGTGCTACACAGACAAAGGTATTTCAGTATGGAGTGGCAATGATGATGAATGCCATGATTCAAGGTGGAAATATGGTGCCATTGGAGTTATCTCTGTGACTAGCAACCTTGTTCCTGGTCTCATGCACAGTCTCATGCATGAAGGGGAGAACGTGACCCTAAATGAGAAACTGTTGCCTCTGATAAAATGGTTATTTTGCGAACCAAATCCAATTCCTCTGGACACTGCTCTGGCTCAGCTCGGGGTTGCAAGGCCTGTTTTGAGATTGCCATACAAGGCTCTTCCTATTGAGAAGAGGGTTGAGTTTGTCCGGATTGTTGATGCTATTGGACGGGAACACTTTATTGGAAATAGAGAGGCAAGGGTTCTTGATGACGAAGATTTCATCTCGATCTGTCGGTAA